Proteins encoded together in one Psychrobacter sanguinis window:
- a CDS encoding NAD(P)(+) transhydrogenase (Re/Si-specific) subunit beta, translated as MNWIAAHADWFYLIGAVLFILTLRGLSSPKTAIRGNRFGMAAMAIAVITTFFLAEGPVLWLIIGAMILGALVGMWKAKTVAMTEMPETVALMHSFVGLAAVAIALATVLNSTHEHSTIARVELFIGCFIGAITFSASVFAFGKLGAKKWAKTVNGGWVKPLQLILFVAMVACGGWYFVTESMPAFYAMTVFAVLFGWMWIAPIGGGDMPVVVSLLNSFSGWAAAGIGFTLGNSMLIIAGSLVGSSGAILSYIMCKAMNRSLLNVLFGGMGSTAAVAGSDDGAPKTYKSGSAEDAGFLMSNASDVIIVPGYGMAQGRAQNAVKELYELLKEQGVNVRFAIHPVAGRMPGHMNVLLAEADVPYDDILEMDEINSDFPSTDVVLIIGANDVVNPSAKDDPGSPIFGMPILEASKAQTVMVIKRSMSTGYAGLDNPLFYLDKTMMIFGDAKKMVEEMVRTINGGGH; from the coding sequence ATGAACTGGATTGCTGCTCACGCTGATTGGTTCTATTTAATAGGCGCTGTATTGTTTATTCTTACATTACGCGGTCTATCTAGCCCAAAAACGGCCATTCGTGGTAATCGCTTTGGTATGGCTGCTATGGCCATTGCCGTCATTACTACCTTCTTCTTAGCGGAAGGTCCTGTGCTTTGGCTTATCATCGGTGCAATGATTTTAGGTGCTTTAGTCGGTATGTGGAAAGCGAAAACCGTTGCCATGACCGAAATGCCGGAAACTGTGGCATTAATGCACTCTTTTGTTGGTTTGGCTGCGGTCGCTATCGCCCTAGCCACTGTGCTTAACAGCACACACGAACACAGCACAATTGCTCGTGTTGAACTGTTCATTGGTTGCTTTATCGGTGCCATTACTTTCTCCGCCTCAGTGTTTGCCTTCGGCAAATTAGGCGCTAAGAAATGGGCTAAAACTGTCAATGGCGGCTGGGTTAAGCCCTTACAGTTGATTCTTTTTGTGGCTATGGTTGCTTGTGGTGGCTGGTACTTCGTCACTGAGTCTATGCCAGCATTTTACGCCATGACAGTATTTGCAGTGTTATTTGGCTGGATGTGGATTGCCCCAATTGGTGGCGGTGATATGCCGGTGGTTGTGTCTCTACTTAACTCTTTCTCGGGTTGGGCAGCAGCAGGTATCGGTTTCACCTTAGGCAACTCAATGTTGATTATTGCCGGCTCGTTGGTAGGGTCATCAGGTGCGATTTTATCTTACATCATGTGTAAGGCTATGAACCGCTCATTATTAAACGTATTGTTTGGTGGAATGGGTTCAACCGCTGCTGTCGCCGGTAGCGATGATGGCGCACCAAAAACTTACAAGTCTGGCTCTGCTGAAGATGCGGGCTTCTTAATGAGTAACGCCAGTGACGTTATTATTGTTCCAGGTTATGGTATGGCCCAAGGCCGTGCGCAAAATGCGGTGAAAGAACTGTATGAGCTTCTAAAGGAACAAGGCGTCAATGTTCGTTTTGCCATTCATCCTGTTGCGGGTCGTATGCCAGGTCATATGAACGTACTGCTTGCTGAAGCAGATGTGCCTTATGATGACATTTTGGAGATGGATGAGATTAACTCAGACTTCCCAAGTACAGATGTGGTGTTAATTATTGGTGCCAACGACGTGGTTAACCCTTCTGCTAAAGATGACCCAGGTTCTCCAATCTTTGGTATGCCCATCCTTGAAGCCTCAAAAGCGCAAACGGTTATGGTAATCAAGCGCTCTATGAGTACCGGTTATGCTGGACTAGACAACCCGCTATTCTATTTAGATAAGACCATGATGATCTTTGGTGATGCCAAGAAAATGGTTGAAGAAATGGTACGCACTATTAACGGTGGCGGTCACTAG
- a CDS encoding DUF3108 domain-containing protein — MFNKLKNMRAKKIVAGVSLATATAVASTAGMASTALTPSTADYSFTVENKYKGTATRTLTKSGNSWNYKVNARVAGVATANQSSTFSLSGNNIIPTSASTAYKVFGIGNTHNMKFSDSGKKVASTYRGKTVNLSAPNRAFDDLSLEAQIRQDLLTGKFTGNYYMVKKDKVEKTPFKKVGNTKVTVPAGTFDTIRVDRIHEDSDRSTSFWLAPSLDYLPVKVAQVNDGKRMEMALTKVR; from the coding sequence ATGTTTAACAAATTAAAAAATATGAGAGCGAAAAAAATTGTTGCTGGCGTGAGTTTAGCAACGGCAACAGCAGTGGCTTCAACTGCAGGTATGGCTTCAACCGCGTTAACCCCTTCAACTGCAGACTATTCTTTCACTGTTGAAAATAAATATAAAGGTACTGCCACCCGTACTTTAACCAAGTCAGGCAACTCTTGGAACTATAAAGTAAATGCCAGAGTGGCCGGTGTGGCTACAGCGAATCAAAGCAGTACCTTTAGCTTAAGTGGTAACAATATTATCCCAACCAGTGCCAGTACCGCTTATAAAGTATTCGGTATCGGTAATACCCATAATATGAAATTTAGCGACTCTGGCAAAAAAGTTGCCAGTACTTACCGTGGTAAGACCGTTAATTTATCAGCACCCAATAGAGCTTTTGATGACTTAAGTCTGGAAGCCCAAATCAGACAAGATCTATTAACCGGTAAATTTACCGGTAACTACTACATGGTCAAAAAAGACAAAGTAGAAAAAACACCTTTCAAAAAAGTAGGCAATACCAAAGTGACCGTACCAGCAGGTACTTTTGATACCATTCGTGTTGACCGTATTCATGAGGACAGTGACCGTTCAACTAGCTTCTGGTTGGCACCTAGCTTAGACTATTTACCGGTGAAAGTTGCTCAGGTTAATGATGGTAAAAGAATGGAAATGGCATTGACTAAAGTTCGTTAA
- a CDS encoding TRAP transporter permease: protein MNNYPSQDMVVDDANIDNADVLEGKRVLPTNSLGYIIIGVIAFLWSFFQLYVVLIPFNDVFIRSIHLAFALLMTFLMYPMFRTKKTMSSIPIWNYALGLMAAATALYIFIFYDALNARSGAWIAMDVWVALAGILLLLMASRRVLGPALAIIAIVFLGYVKFGQIMPDMIAHKGASINKMMGQMFLTTEGIFGVPLGVSASYVFLFVLFGALLERAGAGKYFIDLAYAALGRFDGGPAKASVAASGMMGIISGSSIANTVTTGTFTIPLMKRLGFPAHKAASVEVAASTNGQLMPPIMGAAAFIIAEFLGMDYAGVIMAAAIPAFVSYIALFYIVHLEAKKLGIKGEAKDRLPQVWGVFISGLHFLLPVFYLMYTLIVLRMSPQRAAFNGILVLMAIMVVQPFVKSLWTKKSLNLSENLNTVINDLVVGMVNGAKNMVPIAIATGVAGIVVGSVTLTGIGLILADVIEVLSHGYILAVLVLTAVVCLVLGMGLPTTANYIVMASLTAPVILGLSGDLGYLVPAIAAHLFVFYFGILADDTPPVGMAAYAAAGIAKSDPIKTGIQGFAYDIRTAILPFMFFFNSKLLLIDGVDPTNPKDPAGWQWITNPFEIGLIFSMAVFGMLAFSSATQRWIRVKTNGLEVVLLIAITLLLMIPNVIQSWLNLPYEYISYAIGLSLYAVIYGLQMRRHKTQLAILKAA from the coding sequence ATGAACAACTATCCTTCACAAGATATGGTCGTAGATGATGCCAATATCGATAACGCAGATGTCTTAGAAGGCAAGCGTGTTCTACCCACCAATTCCCTCGGTTATATAATTATTGGTGTCATTGCTTTCTTATGGTCATTTTTTCAACTGTATGTTGTACTAATCCCATTTAACGATGTATTTATTAGATCCATTCATTTAGCCTTTGCATTGCTAATGACTTTTTTGATGTACCCAATGTTTCGTACAAAAAAAACAATGTCTAGTATTCCAATTTGGAACTATGCACTTGGTTTGATGGCTGCGGCTACCGCGTTATATATTTTCATTTTTTACGATGCGCTTAATGCTCGCTCCGGTGCTTGGATAGCGATGGATGTCTGGGTAGCGTTGGCAGGTATTTTACTGTTACTGATGGCTTCTCGCCGAGTTTTAGGGCCGGCGCTGGCCATTATTGCCATTGTATTTTTAGGTTATGTTAAATTTGGCCAAATTATGCCGGATATGATTGCGCATAAAGGGGCCAGCATTAATAAAATGATGGGACAGATGTTTCTGACCACAGAGGGTATCTTTGGGGTACCACTAGGGGTGAGTGCCAGCTATGTATTTCTCTTCGTTTTATTTGGGGCGCTACTAGAGAGGGCCGGGGCAGGTAAGTACTTCATTGATTTGGCTTATGCGGCATTGGGCCGTTTTGATGGCGGACCTGCTAAGGCTTCGGTTGCCGCATCTGGGATGATGGGGATTATCTCAGGTTCGTCTATTGCCAATACAGTGACTACAGGCACTTTTACCATTCCTTTGATGAAGCGATTGGGGTTTCCTGCGCATAAGGCGGCTTCAGTGGAAGTTGCAGCGTCGACCAATGGTCAGTTAATGCCACCAATCATGGGAGCGGCAGCATTTATCATCGCCGAGTTTTTGGGTATGGATTATGCGGGCGTGATTATGGCAGCAGCAATTCCTGCTTTTGTCAGTTATATCGCCTTATTTTATATCGTTCATTTGGAAGCCAAAAAGTTAGGCATTAAAGGGGAAGCTAAAGATCGCTTGCCACAAGTGTGGGGGGTATTCATTAGCGGATTGCATTTCTTGCTACCAGTATTCTACTTAATGTATACCTTAATCGTTTTGCGTATGTCGCCACAGCGGGCCGCCTTTAATGGTATCTTAGTATTGATGGCCATTATGGTTGTCCAGCCCTTTGTTAAGTCGTTATGGACTAAAAAAAGCTTAAATCTTTCCGAAAACTTAAACACAGTGATAAATGATCTTGTTGTTGGCATGGTCAATGGCGCTAAGAACATGGTACCTATTGCCATTGCTACCGGGGTGGCAGGTATTGTTGTTGGCTCAGTTACGCTCACAGGTATTGGCTTAATTTTAGCCGATGTAATCGAAGTGCTGTCGCATGGCTATATACTGGCAGTGCTAGTATTAACAGCAGTGGTGTGTCTAGTGCTTGGTATGGGTTTGCCCACTACTGCAAACTATATTGTGATGGCGTCTCTAACTGCACCAGTTATCTTAGGATTGAGTGGAGATTTAGGGTATCTAGTCCCAGCAATTGCGGCTCACCTGTTTGTGTTCTACTTTGGTATTTTAGCCGACGATACCCCTCCCGTAGGTATGGCAGCTTATGCAGCGGCAGGTATTGCTAAATCCGATCCTATTAAAACGGGTATTCAAGGTTTTGCTTATGATATTAGAACTGCCATTTTACCGTTTATGTTTTTCTTTAACTCTAAACTGTTGTTAATCGATGGGGTAGATCCTACTAATCCTAAAGATCCTGCGGGTTGGCAGTGGATTACCAATCCTTTCGAGATTGGTCTTATTTTTTCTATGGCAGTGTTTGGTATGTTGGCTTTTTCGTCAGCAACACAGCGTTGGATACGGGTCAAAACCAATGGGTTAGAGGTTGTTTTATTGATAGCGATTACTTTGCTACTGATGATACCCAACGTCATTCAAAGTTGGCTTAACTTACCGTATGAGTACATCAGTTATGCAATCGGCTTAAGCTTGTATGCGGTAATATATGGGTTGCAAATGAGACGGCATAAAACACAGTTGGCTATTTTGAAAGCGGCTTAA
- a CDS encoding TAXI family TRAP transporter solute-binding subunit translates to MKLLPTLSAMTLGMLIMTGCSTSSDEASDVESATVTDTKFITIGTGGVTGTYYPTGGAICRMVKAAETPIRCSVESTGGSVYNVNTIKAGELDFGISQSDTAYQAYNGEGKFSEAPVKELRSILAIYPELLALVVRQDSNIATLADLKGKRINIDVPGSGTRMTTEAIFEASGISLDDLALVNELKSSEGPTMLKDKKVDGYFGMFGHPTANIKDAANSVDIDLVPIEGAVIDKLIADNPYYAKGMISASDYQGIDQDVPSIGVKAVLVTRDDMADDAVTAITQAVLDNFDEFKDAHPAYKNITKESLLEGLAVPQHPAAIAVFEKAGIVSANAQS, encoded by the coding sequence ATGAAATTACTTCCCACTTTATCTGCGATGACACTCGGCATGCTAATAATGACCGGTTGCTCTACATCGTCGGATGAAGCATCAGATGTCGAATCTGCTACGGTCACCGATACTAAATTTATCACCATTGGTACAGGCGGTGTCACTGGTACTTATTATCCGACAGGTGGTGCTATTTGCCGTATGGTAAAAGCGGCAGAAACGCCCATTCGTTGTTCCGTCGAGTCAACGGGTGGCTCAGTTTATAATGTAAACACCATTAAAGCAGGTGAGTTAGATTTTGGCATCAGCCAAAGTGATACTGCTTATCAAGCTTACAATGGTGAAGGTAAATTCAGTGAGGCCCCTGTTAAAGAGTTACGTAGTATATTAGCTATTTATCCAGAGCTTTTAGCACTAGTGGTTCGTCAAGATTCTAATATCGCAACCTTAGCTGACCTTAAGGGCAAGCGTATCAATATTGATGTGCCGGGTAGTGGTACACGTATGACGACCGAGGCAATATTTGAAGCTTCTGGAATTAGTTTGGACGATTTAGCGCTTGTAAATGAGCTAAAATCTTCTGAAGGTCCAACCATGCTTAAAGATAAGAAAGTAGACGGTTACTTTGGTATGTTTGGTCATCCTACTGCCAATATTAAAGATGCAGCTAATTCTGTAGATATTGATTTGGTGCCTATTGAAGGCGCTGTTATTGATAAGCTTATTGCAGACAACCCTTATTATGCTAAAGGGATGATTTCAGCTTCAGACTATCAGGGTATAGATCAAGACGTACCAAGTATTGGGGTTAAGGCAGTATTGGTAACCCGTGATGATATGGCTGATGATGCGGTAACTGCGATTACCCAAGCTGTACTAGATAATTTTGATGAATTTAAGGACGCACATCCTGCCTATAAAAATATTACTAAAGAGTCTTTACTTGAAGGCTTAGCAGTGCCACAACATCCTGCCGCTATAGCAGTATTTGAAAAAGCGGGAATTGTTTCGGCTAATGCTCAGTCATAA
- the wrbA gene encoding NAD(P)H:quinone oxidoreductase: protein MTNDNVSIPSTEGSYVLVLYYSQHGTTKEMAYAIAQGIEEAGMTARIRTVPTVAVETTVAKPAIPDEGDLYCTMSDLKNCSGLALGSPTHFGNMAGSMKHFWDSTVTLWLAGNLQNKPATVFTSTGSMHGGQETTLLTMMMPLLHHGMMILGVPYSNPELSRTNRGGTPYGSTHVSGSAHDQPVTKDERSLAIAQGRRLASAAKALANAKWL from the coding sequence ATGACAAATGACAATGTCTCTATCCCCTCTACTGAAGGCAGCTATGTATTGGTGTTGTACTACTCGCAACATGGTACAACCAAAGAGATGGCTTATGCTATCGCACAAGGTATTGAAGAGGCGGGCATGACCGCTCGAATTCGTACAGTACCCACTGTGGCAGTAGAAACCACAGTCGCTAAACCGGCCATCCCCGATGAAGGTGACTTGTATTGCACCATGTCTGATCTAAAAAACTGCTCTGGCCTTGCTTTAGGAAGTCCGACCCATTTTGGTAATATGGCAGGCTCAATGAAGCATTTTTGGGACAGTACCGTGACCTTATGGTTGGCTGGTAATTTACAAAATAAACCAGCCACGGTCTTTACCAGTACCGGTTCAATGCATGGCGGACAAGAGACCACATTACTAACGATGATGATGCCTTTGTTGCACCACGGTATGATGATCTTGGGAGTGCCTTATTCAAATCCTGAGTTAAGTCGCACCAATCGTGGGGGTACGCCTTATGGTTCAACGCATGTCAGCGGCAGCGCTCACGACCAACCAGTGACCAAAGATGAGCGCAGCTTAGCAATTGCTCAAGGTCGTCGTCTTGCTAGTGCTGCCAAAGCGCTAGCTAATGCTAAGTGGTTGTAA
- a CDS encoding YihY family inner membrane protein, translated as MENLLKKLPFYDKTWFNFLRFLIRNFIEDDSQQKAASLTYTTLLSIVPILTVLLMILSSIPALESVREQISDLIYSNLLPQSGLQVSQYLNDFAEKSSNLTAIGAMALFVTSIMTLTTIERAFNQIWRVEDRSGGVKSIVRYWTIITLGPLVLGTAFIVSSTVQSLSFLNQQIGGYGIDWNFWIQLVSFAITIAGFIGMYWFIPKAKVPLKNAAIAGVFVAVTFELLKYSFGIVMTNFTSYEAIYGAFAALPIFLLWIYLSWNIILLGVEISYTLTIFATKEVYPRHPLLSLLDMLNLIHDRYQEGQSTSEEELRSVLGRKELPKWFTYLNYLLDSNLITVTEKGNYVLKRDLDHITLWDFYRTLPYPLPIKDELDEVSDNMDTPWLNLLVDRFKNTENHAKNELDIPLGSIFEHSLPREGVETTEPMFADSGEKAKSKNQGKLNSVKGDFEAETFDPDAKVVEDNKRNEAVMPPEGDLVPNSSVKSTSSAETEKPKKRSGLLGMFSHDKDAPVITEEDNPDR; from the coding sequence ATGGAAAACCTGTTAAAAAAGCTGCCATTTTACGACAAGACTTGGTTTAACTTTTTGCGTTTCTTAATTCGCAACTTTATTGAGGACGATAGCCAACAAAAAGCGGCTTCATTGACCTATACCACACTATTATCAATTGTCCCTATTTTAACGGTTTTATTGATGATTTTGTCATCAATACCCGCATTAGAATCGGTACGCGAGCAAATCTCTGATTTAATCTATAGCAACTTGCTGCCTCAGTCAGGATTACAAGTTTCTCAATATCTGAATGACTTTGCTGAGAAATCAAGTAACTTGACTGCCATAGGTGCGATGGCTTTATTTGTCACCAGCATAATGACCTTGACCACCATTGAACGTGCTTTCAACCAAATTTGGCGCGTTGAAGATCGCTCTGGTGGGGTGAAAAGTATTGTCCGCTATTGGACCATTATTACCTTGGGTCCCTTAGTATTAGGAACGGCTTTTATCGTCTCAAGTACGGTTCAAAGCTTAAGTTTTTTAAACCAGCAAATTGGCGGTTATGGGATTGACTGGAACTTCTGGATTCAGTTGGTGTCGTTTGCGATAACTATCGCAGGTTTCATCGGCATGTACTGGTTTATTCCCAAAGCAAAAGTTCCGTTAAAAAATGCAGCTATAGCCGGTGTCTTTGTGGCGGTTACCTTTGAACTGCTGAAGTACTCATTTGGTATTGTCATGACCAACTTCACCAGTTATGAAGCCATTTATGGTGCCTTTGCTGCCCTGCCTATTTTCTTATTATGGATTTATTTGTCTTGGAACATTATCTTATTGGGTGTGGAAATTAGTTATACCTTAACTATTTTTGCGACCAAAGAAGTGTACCCTCGTCATCCTCTTCTTAGTCTACTCGACATGCTAAATCTAATTCATGATCGCTATCAAGAAGGTCAGTCAACTAGCGAAGAAGAGCTGCGCAGTGTTCTAGGTCGTAAAGAGCTGCCAAAATGGTTCACTTATCTGAACTATTTATTAGACAGCAATTTGATTACCGTTACTGAAAAAGGAAACTATGTACTAAAAAGAGATTTGGACCATATCACGTTATGGGATTTTTACCGTACCCTACCTTACCCATTACCTATCAAAGATGAGCTTGATGAGGTAAGTGACAATATGGACACCCCTTGGTTAAACCTATTGGTTGATCGCTTTAAAAACACCGAAAATCATGCCAAAAATGAGTTGGATATTCCGCTGGGAAGTATCTTTGAACATAGCTTACCCCGTGAAGGCGTAGAAACGACTGAACCTATGTTTGCTGACTCTGGGGAAAAAGCGAAATCCAAAAATCAGGGCAAATTGAATTCAGTTAAAGGAGATTTTGAGGCTGAAACTTTTGATCCTGATGCCAAAGTGGTTGAAGACAATAAGAGAAACGAAGCGGTGATGCCACCTGAGGGTGATTTGGTACCTAACAGCAGTGTTAAGTCTACTTCTTCAGCTGAAACGGAAAAACCTAAAAAGAGATCAGGCTTATTGGGTATGTTCTCACATGACAAAGATGCACCTGTTATTACTGAAGAGGATAACCCTGACCGATAA
- a CDS encoding cation:proton antiporter, producing MEHASGLTILEISAIFLSLTALLAYINKRFIGLPTTIGVMVISLVLSIVAIFLGLMGFDELIDYEKGLLAELDFTEVLLDGMLSMLLFAGALHVNINDLKDYKLPIGVLACLGTIVSALLIALAVYFIMPLVGFELGFIWCLLFGALISPTDPIAVMGILASAGAPKSLETVIAGESLFNDGIGVVIFVILLGILASGDIPSASYVFHTLAVEAGGGILFGFVLGGILYYLLKSINSYQEEVLLTLAGVLGGYALASHYHLSGPLAMVVMGLMVGNRGRALAMSDETRHYIDLFWELIDEILNALLFVLIGLEVVVIAYSLNIFVAAILGIIIALAARFVVVGLTTKSLHKQLDLPEGAWKVLTWGGLRGGISIALVLQLPSGPERDILLALTYAIVIFSILVQGLTIGKVAEKLPKENTPRRQH from the coding sequence ATGGAGCACGCATCAGGACTTACGATATTAGAAATCAGTGCCATATTTTTGAGCCTGACCGCCCTACTTGCTTATATTAATAAGCGTTTTATTGGTTTGCCAACCACCATCGGGGTGATGGTCATCTCTTTAGTATTGTCTATCGTGGCCATTTTTCTAGGCTTAATGGGGTTCGATGAGTTAATTGACTATGAAAAAGGACTGCTGGCTGAATTAGATTTCACTGAAGTGCTGCTCGATGGCATGCTTTCTATGCTGCTGTTTGCTGGCGCCTTGCATGTGAATATTAATGATTTAAAAGACTATAAACTGCCTATTGGAGTGCTGGCCTGTTTGGGTACTATCGTTTCCGCCTTATTAATTGCGCTGGCGGTTTACTTTATTATGCCCTTGGTTGGCTTTGAATTAGGGTTTATCTGGTGCTTGCTATTTGGTGCTCTAATCTCCCCCACAGATCCTATCGCAGTGATGGGAATTTTGGCTTCAGCAGGTGCGCCTAAAAGTTTAGAGACTGTTATTGCCGGTGAATCCTTATTTAATGACGGGATTGGCGTGGTGATATTCGTTATCTTACTGGGCATATTGGCCAGTGGTGACATCCCTAGCGCCTCATATGTCTTCCACACCCTTGCGGTTGAAGCAGGGGGCGGTATTTTATTTGGCTTCGTCTTAGGTGGTATTTTATATTACTTGCTTAAAAGTATTAACAGCTATCAAGAAGAGGTTTTATTGACCTTAGCTGGGGTATTGGGCGGTTACGCCTTGGCCAGTCACTACCATCTTTCAGGTCCGCTAGCGATGGTCGTTATGGGGCTGATGGTGGGTAACCGAGGTCGTGCTTTGGCAATGAGTGATGAGACCCGTCATTATATTGACTTATTTTGGGAGCTTATTGACGAAATATTAAACGCCCTTTTGTTTGTCTTAATTGGCTTAGAGGTCGTGGTTATTGCCTATTCTCTCAATATCTTTGTAGCGGCTATTCTTGGCATTATTATCGCTTTGGCGGCACGCTTTGTGGTGGTCGGTCTAACCACCAAAAGCTTGCACAAGCAGCTTGATTTACCTGAAGGGGCATGGAAGGTATTGACTTGGGGTGGCCTGCGTGGCGGTATATCAATCGCTTTGGTATTACAGTTGCCTAGCGGACCTGAAAGAGACATCTTACTGGCGTTAACTTATGCGATTGTTATCTTCTCGATTTTGGTACAAGGTCTCACCATTGGTAAGGTGGCAGAGAAGCTACCTAAAGAGAATACACCGCGAAGACAACACTAA
- a CDS encoding GNAT family N-acetyltransferase encodes MTNTFQSATQPSSDPSYLHSTTQNPTQTYHIRLAQPADLPEIVDIYNQSIPAKASTADLEPVSIEDRQAWFNEHLTQPNRPIYVLINQASTTEEIMAWGSFSDVKSRSAYNISSEISIYVGNQYQGLGLGSFFLKWMMAEAPELGIQNVLALIFGHNQPSLALFKKYGFEHWGTLPKVCDMQDFIADIVILGKSLTANHKPFSSQTLL; translated from the coding sequence ATGACCAATACCTTTCAGAGTGCTACGCAACCTTCATCTGATCCTTCATATTTGCATAGCACGACACAAAATCCCACCCAAACCTATCACATCCGTTTAGCACAGCCTGCAGATTTGCCTGAAATTGTAGACATTTATAATCAAAGTATACCAGCCAAAGCCTCAACAGCAGACCTAGAGCCGGTGAGTATTGAGGATAGACAGGCTTGGTTTAATGAGCATCTTACTCAGCCGAATCGTCCTATTTATGTGCTGATTAATCAGGCCAGTACGACTGAAGAAATCATGGCATGGGGCAGCTTCAGTGATGTAAAAAGTCGGTCGGCCTATAACATTAGTAGTGAAATTAGTATTTATGTCGGCAATCAATACCAAGGTCTTGGTTTGGGTAGCTTTTTTTTAAAATGGATGATGGCCGAAGCACCTGAACTCGGTATTCAGAATGTTTTAGCACTTATATTTGGCCATAATCAGCCCAGTTTGGCTCTGTTTAAAAAATATGGTTTTGAGCATTGGGGCACATTGCCCAAAGTGTGCGATATGCAGGATTTCATTGCAGATATCGTTATATTAGGTAAATCACTGACTGCGAACCACAAACCGTTTAGCTCTCAGACTCTCCTGTAG
- the ribF gene encoding riboflavin biosynthesis protein RibF: MKTIFLDLATINAGNSHSTLDCDNVLTIGNFDGVHLGHQAMLKQLQTSASEQQLATMVMIFEPQPREYFAQLKSDPLAAPARLTSQDEKLSLLSEFGIDTVVIAKFDEAFRSLSAAQFADMLIHHLRVKSLVLGDDFKFGHDRTGDSEFLRNYGLPVTNLQTITDTQAVAEKAPLTLQDNRISSTRIRELLAKGDLKTAAHLLNRDYTITGEVVGGDKIGRTLDFPTANIELNRIRPALHGVYGVDVVVLDAEGKVIPHAFDNLANEGKTGIAGLLEHSLFGTANIGVRPSVDKPNDWRLEVFFPEFSGNLYGKTLQVRFLHHLHDERKYDGLEALKAGIQQDVVDLLQWRENAE; encoded by the coding sequence ATGAAAACAATTTTTTTAGACTTGGCCACAATCAATGCTGGTAATAGCCATAGCACTTTAGACTGTGACAATGTATTGACTATTGGGAATTTCGATGGTGTTCATCTCGGCCATCAAGCCATGTTAAAACAGCTACAGACCAGTGCTAGTGAGCAGCAATTGGCTACCATGGTAATGATTTTTGAGCCACAGCCGCGCGAATATTTCGCTCAACTAAAGTCAGACCCTCTTGCTGCCCCTGCTCGATTAACCTCACAAGATGAGAAACTGTCACTACTTTCAGAGTTTGGTATAGATACAGTGGTGATTGCTAAATTTGATGAAGCCTTTCGCTCTTTATCGGCCGCTCAATTTGCCGATATGCTAATACATCATTTACGCGTCAAGTCTCTGGTCTTAGGCGATGACTTTAAGTTTGGTCATGACCGCACTGGAGACAGTGAGTTCCTACGCAATTATGGATTGCCAGTGACTAATCTACAAACTATCACTGATACCCAAGCCGTTGCCGAAAAAGCACCTTTAACGCTCCAAGACAACCGCATTAGCTCTACCAGAATACGCGAGCTACTTGCGAAAGGCGACTTAAAGACGGCTGCTCATTTGTTAAACCGTGACTATACGATAACTGGCGAAGTGGTCGGTGGTGACAAAATTGGACGTACTTTGGACTTCCCGACTGCCAATATCGAGTTAAACAGAATACGCCCCGCTCTACATGGTGTGTATGGTGTCGATGTGGTGGTATTAGATGCAGAGGGTAAAGTAATCCCTCATGCCTTTGATAACTTAGCGAATGAAGGTAAAACTGGCATTGCTGGGCTACTTGAGCACAGCCTATTTGGTACCGCTAATATTGGAGTTCGTCCTTCCGTTGATAAGCCTAATGACTGGCGGCTTGAAGTATTCTTCCCTGAGTTCTCAGGTAACTTGTATGGCAAAACGCTACAAGTTAGATTCTTGCATCATTTACATGATGAACGTAAATATGATGGCTTAGAGGCCTTAAAAGCAGGGATTCAACAAGACGTTGTTGACCTGTTGCAATGGCGTGAAAATGCAGAATAA